A DNA window from Candidatus Protochlamydia naegleriophila contains the following coding sequences:
- a CDS encoding hsp70 family protein yields MRYIIGIDLGTTNSAVAYVDTEKKHASIQLFSIPQLAVPGKVESLATLPSFCYLLAAHEWQPGALRLPWKEEKQTVVGQFAKVQGARVPTRLVQSAKSWLCNVAADRRDKILPVDAADWSQRLSPVEASAKYIIHLKEAWNASIAKDNPSAEFEEQEIILTVPASFDEVARTLTVEAARQAGLLHVTLLEEPQAAFYSWISQHEKNWKEIFETGESILVCDIGGGTTDFSLIEIQEKEGQLSFQRMAVGDHLLLGGDNMDAAIAHLLEHKLQKEGGAPLESTQWLQLLAEARQAKEELLRPDAKTGDSYTVVLQGSGSSVIKGSMTTSIQKQELEQLLSNGFFGSYQLQEALNLKKSRGFRTVGLPYEDEPSIIKHLAHFLKQAGYLESGKRIHHLLFNGGTMKPSLFQQVIIDALGSWFSAAPSLLTSASLDLAVARGAAYYGRVRRGQGVSIGGGLPRTYYIELDIKDSSGQLARKALTILPRGSEEGCLFQPEQVFSLRSNTPVAFHLLTSHVRLNDKKGEMVEIDEQEMQRLPPIQTVLRFGRKQGEQEGQIPVRLSVRLTAIGTLELWLDSQKTEHRWNLEFQLRSATGQDHSLMTAEGKRQDETFDASYLQGAKQLLEELYQGSSLIKPNQIMEKLEDQLGLPRKEWSLSVLRGLWDPLLKASAQRKISQEHESRWWNLVGFCLRPGFGFPLDDFRIKELWKIILSDLKSPKSLDCQIQNWICFRRVAGGLNKGQQMQLASELMTALFDKRSGLLNLKRKSDLYVYSEKIRALAAFERLELPLKIRMGNALIARVAQGEAEAYDYWALARIGARHLVYGSVGQVVPKDVCGKWVEQLLKLPVTDPVQHLFVLEQLARHTDHRELNLSDSLINQLIAKYPEEDLKGRLLETRALTQGEQDQLFGEQLPPGLVLEQ; encoded by the coding sequence ATGCGTTATATTATTGGAATAGATTTGGGGACAACGAATAGTGCCGTTGCGTATGTTGATACTGAGAAAAAGCATGCATCAATTCAACTTTTTTCTATTCCCCAGCTAGCAGTGCCGGGTAAAGTGGAATCTTTAGCAACCCTTCCCTCTTTTTGCTACTTGCTGGCTGCGCATGAATGGCAGCCGGGAGCTCTTCGCCTGCCTTGGAAGGAAGAAAAGCAAACCGTTGTAGGACAGTTTGCTAAGGTTCAAGGAGCCCGCGTGCCGACGCGCCTTGTCCAGTCAGCGAAAAGCTGGCTTTGCAATGTGGCGGCCGACCGCCGCGATAAGATTCTTCCCGTTGATGCGGCCGACTGGTCCCAGCGATTGAGCCCTGTTGAGGCGTCTGCCAAGTACATTATCCACCTGAAAGAGGCCTGGAATGCATCGATTGCTAAAGATAACCCTTCTGCCGAATTTGAAGAACAGGAAATCATTTTAACTGTACCAGCCTCTTTTGATGAAGTTGCTCGCACGTTGACGGTTGAGGCGGCTCGTCAAGCAGGCTTGTTGCATGTGACTCTTCTGGAAGAGCCTCAAGCGGCTTTTTATAGTTGGATCTCCCAGCATGAAAAAAACTGGAAAGAGATTTTTGAGACTGGCGAGAGCATTTTAGTTTGCGATATTGGAGGGGGAACAACAGATTTTAGCTTGATCGAAATTCAAGAAAAAGAAGGGCAGCTCTCTTTTCAACGCATGGCTGTGGGCGACCATTTGTTGCTGGGGGGTGACAATATGGATGCTGCGATTGCCCACCTTTTGGAGCATAAGCTGCAAAAAGAAGGGGGAGCGCCTCTTGAATCAACCCAATGGCTTCAATTGCTCGCAGAAGCGCGCCAAGCAAAAGAAGAGCTGCTGCGGCCGGATGCAAAGACGGGCGATTCTTATACGGTTGTTCTTCAAGGGAGCGGTTCTTCTGTCATTAAAGGAAGCATGACGACGTCGATTCAGAAGCAAGAATTAGAGCAGCTTCTCTCGAATGGTTTTTTTGGCTCCTATCAATTGCAAGAGGCTTTAAATCTCAAAAAGAGCCGAGGCTTTCGAACGGTTGGGCTTCCTTATGAAGATGAGCCATCGATCATTAAACACCTCGCTCATTTTCTAAAGCAGGCTGGTTATCTCGAATCGGGCAAAAGAATTCATCATCTTCTCTTCAACGGCGGAACCATGAAGCCCAGCCTTTTTCAACAAGTGATCATTGACGCTTTAGGCAGCTGGTTTTCTGCAGCTCCTTCTCTTTTGACATCGGCAAGTTTGGATTTAGCCGTTGCAAGGGGTGCGGCTTACTATGGAAGAGTTCGTAGGGGTCAAGGAGTCTCTATTGGCGGCGGCCTGCCGCGCACTTATTATATTGAACTAGACATTAAAGACTCATCTGGACAGCTCGCGAGAAAGGCCTTGACCATCTTGCCAAGAGGTTCGGAGGAGGGATGCCTTTTTCAGCCGGAGCAGGTATTCTCTTTGCGCTCAAATACGCCTGTCGCTTTTCATCTATTAACCTCCCACGTGCGTTTGAATGACAAGAAAGGGGAGATGGTCGAGATCGATGAGCAAGAGATGCAACGGCTTCCTCCCATTCAAACTGTCTTGCGCTTTGGGCGCAAGCAAGGAGAGCAAGAAGGGCAAATTCCCGTTCGCCTTAGCGTGCGTTTGACAGCCATAGGGACTCTGGAGCTTTGGCTGGATTCCCAAAAAACAGAGCATCGTTGGAATCTTGAGTTCCAGCTGCGCTCTGCTACGGGGCAGGATCACAGCTTGATGACGGCAGAGGGGAAGCGGCAAGATGAAACCTTCGATGCAAGCTATTTACAGGGGGCTAAGCAGCTATTAGAAGAGCTCTATCAAGGCTCTTCACTGATTAAACCTAATCAAATCATGGAAAAACTGGAAGATCAGCTGGGATTGCCAAGAAAAGAGTGGTCTCTTAGCGTTTTAAGGGGACTGTGGGATCCTCTGCTCAAAGCTTCGGCGCAACGCAAGATTTCCCAGGAGCATGAATCGAGATGGTGGAATTTGGTCGGTTTTTGCTTGCGTCCGGGCTTTGGATTTCCCCTTGACGATTTTCGCATAAAAGAGCTGTGGAAGATCATTTTAAGCGATCTGAAAAGTCCTAAGTCCTTGGATTGTCAAATTCAAAATTGGATTTGCTTTCGGCGCGTAGCGGGAGGCTTGAACAAAGGGCAGCAGATGCAGTTGGCAAGCGAATTGATGACGGCATTATTTGATAAGAGGAGCGGCCTTTTGAATTTAAAAAGAAAAAGCGACCTCTATGTCTACTCTGAGAAAATTCGCGCTTTAGCCGCTTTCGAGCGTCTTGAGTTGCCGCTCAAAATTCGCATGGGCAATGCCTTGATTGCGCGCGTGGCTCAAGGAGAGGCTGAAGCCTACGATTACTGGGCCCTTGCACGCATTGGTGCACGGCATTTAGTATATGGCTCTGTGGGTCAAGTCGTTCCCAAAGATGTTTGCGGAAAATGGGTAGAGCAATTGCTTAAATTACCTGTTACGGATCCGGTCCAACATCTATTTGTGTTAGAGCAGCTTGCTCGCCATACGGACCATCGCGAATTGAATCTCTCAGATTCGCTTATCAATCAATTAATTGCAAAGTATCCAGAGGAGGATTTAAAAGGTCGCCTTTTGGAAACGCGCGCTTTGACCCAAGGAGAGCAAGATCAATTATTTGGAGAGCAGTTACCGCCAGGACTTGTTCTTGAGCAATAG
- a CDS encoding DEAD/DEAH box helicase produces MLPLPSYLNHYQKDAEKSLVQKLVKDIEFSGSTYQVLVEDLHTHQNFWVFLQLEGKGQIKDAFCSCEDVHEEAGCLHQAVAYLSLFNDSASSIPLHQRFERSLWNHLCFLYEERLGDDPTLLQKLQPGRYVVRSSLDKTIFSIKASSDVSIAMLDHLIDKRPQETEETSLKFSNLSNEELLLWREGRPNPQLRYDLSLWSDLAKWLMRKQEEEQPYQISFRFSKKSIPNWIQISFEDVEIGFYLSEANLPLIIPSLATVKSPLAVRNANNQGIERAEYDKEVGVLHIIEAEDESSSNEKSSLVQEGGIALDGWTFIPGDGFYSEEPHILLQTPDLEGEDLSIALTEHQRFLSTLLTNAVIHRSPQVPSYHLFFDKYWNLHVEAYLFEVGDLVSGDSRVMVDWAYLDEDGFYPLENKRFDEATTIIPIYEVADFVTQNRAWLNTHEGFHTHVRSIEYQLSYQVSSTNRLTFTRSLAKAKDKTKMQDFGAWVYLEGYGFYSKTAGSFNYLLKPGVSLSAEQIPLFIRMNIDELMLIPNFFSEKCPIEKVGLKVKLADKKTIKVDPEYVLLPAYRGKKVQLFDDFVYVDGEGFYELPLELRLPDKFRHSVELEGEELNLFLTYEIEELRKYISEIDPRLTKPNQRHLVTNLVESAPEKGRGWYRFNLFYETEMGLISIAALRQALSKKKQQFAFFDAGLVTLQDKQLDWIRRLDKDRFEKGEESVYLTSLEFMRLNAFDPINLLEQEGIDLERSRQQLNALNQLQTPDEPNIEGLNSHLRPYQEIGVHWLWFLYRQQLAGLLCDDMGLGKTHQAMALLASVVNFYQDFAEGTQRHFLVVCPTSVIYHWQDKLQQFLPKLRVCTFFGTKRSLEEFHQQYDVLLTSYGILRNEKELLSKVSFEVAIFDEIQVAKNQFSMVYAALKGVKAQMKLGLTGTPIENHLRELKSLFDIVLPTYMPNESDYRDLFIKPIEKEHNQHRKDLLNRLIKPFTLRRKKEDVLTDLPEKIEEIAHCDLSPYQQQLYTEVLEQRKRHLLEELQNDQNPIPYLHIFALLSNLKQICNHPAVYLKTPEDYNKYTSGKWDLFVELLREARESQQKVVIFSQYLGMLDIIEQYLKDQGVGFASIRGATQNRKEQLQLFNHDPACEVFVGSLQAAGLGVDLTAGSVVIHYDRWWNAARENQATDRVHRIGQTRGVQVFKLVTKGTFEEKIDAMIERKGQLMEEVVGVDDQNTLKKFSREELIDLLTFEEPEEEHVTLSDID; encoded by the coding sequence ATGCTGCCATTACCTTCCTATTTAAATCATTACCAAAAAGATGCCGAGAAATCGCTTGTTCAAAAGTTGGTTAAAGACATTGAGTTTTCTGGATCAACTTATCAAGTTCTTGTTGAGGATCTACATACACACCAAAATTTCTGGGTATTTCTGCAGTTAGAGGGCAAAGGACAAATCAAAGATGCCTTTTGCTCTTGCGAAGATGTCCATGAAGAAGCGGGATGTTTACACCAGGCAGTGGCTTACTTGAGTTTATTCAACGACTCTGCATCCTCTATCCCTCTTCATCAGCGTTTTGAGCGTTCTTTGTGGAACCATCTCTGTTTTCTCTACGAAGAGCGCCTTGGGGATGATCCGACTCTCTTGCAAAAATTACAGCCGGGGCGCTATGTCGTGCGCTCGAGTCTTGATAAAACTATTTTTTCTATCAAAGCAAGCTCCGACGTTTCGATTGCCATGCTTGATCACTTAATCGATAAACGGCCGCAAGAAACAGAAGAGACGTCACTTAAGTTTTCCAATCTTTCGAATGAGGAACTGCTCCTTTGGCGTGAAGGAAGACCGAATCCGCAGCTGCGCTATGACCTCTCTCTTTGGAGCGATCTTGCCAAGTGGTTGATGCGTAAGCAAGAGGAAGAGCAGCCTTATCAAATTTCTTTTCGCTTTTCAAAAAAAAGCATTCCCAATTGGATTCAAATTAGCTTTGAAGATGTGGAGATTGGATTTTATTTATCAGAGGCGAATCTGCCGCTCATCATTCCCTCTTTGGCTACTGTTAAAAGTCCCCTAGCCGTACGCAATGCCAATAATCAGGGCATAGAACGAGCCGAGTACGATAAGGAAGTGGGAGTGCTGCATATTATTGAGGCGGAAGATGAATCGTCTTCGAATGAGAAAAGCAGTCTCGTTCAAGAGGGTGGGATTGCCCTAGATGGATGGACTTTTATTCCAGGCGACGGGTTTTATTCTGAAGAGCCTCATATCTTGTTGCAGACGCCTGATCTTGAAGGGGAGGATTTATCTATCGCCTTAACAGAGCATCAACGTTTTCTTTCGACTCTGCTAACCAATGCTGTGATTCATCGCTCACCGCAGGTTCCTTCTTACCACTTATTTTTTGATAAGTACTGGAATTTGCACGTAGAGGCCTATTTATTCGAGGTCGGAGATCTCGTTTCCGGTGATTCCAGAGTCATGGTGGATTGGGCTTATTTGGATGAAGATGGTTTTTATCCGTTAGAAAACAAGCGCTTCGATGAAGCGACAACGATTATCCCGATTTACGAAGTGGCCGATTTTGTCACTCAAAATCGAGCGTGGTTGAATACGCATGAGGGGTTTCACACGCATGTTAGAAGTATCGAATATCAACTGAGTTATCAAGTTAGCTCTACAAATAGGCTTACCTTTACACGTTCGCTGGCCAAAGCTAAAGACAAAACAAAAATGCAAGATTTTGGCGCATGGGTGTATTTGGAAGGCTATGGATTCTATTCCAAAACAGCAGGCTCTTTTAACTATCTATTGAAGCCGGGCGTTTCTTTAAGCGCCGAGCAAATTCCTCTCTTTATTCGAATGAATATCGATGAGTTGATGCTGATTCCGAATTTTTTCAGTGAAAAATGTCCGATTGAAAAGGTGGGTTTAAAGGTCAAACTTGCCGATAAGAAGACAATTAAGGTCGATCCCGAGTATGTGCTATTACCTGCTTACAGAGGAAAAAAAGTACAGTTATTCGATGATTTTGTTTATGTCGACGGAGAGGGATTCTATGAGCTGCCCCTGGAGCTGCGCCTGCCCGATAAATTTCGCCATTCAGTCGAATTGGAAGGCGAAGAGCTGAATCTTTTCTTGACCTATGAGATAGAGGAGCTGCGCAAATACATCAGTGAAATCGATCCCCGTTTGACGAAACCGAACCAGCGCCACTTAGTTACAAATTTAGTGGAGTCAGCGCCCGAAAAAGGAAGAGGCTGGTACCGTTTTAATTTATTTTATGAAACGGAAATGGGATTGATCTCTATTGCTGCCTTGCGGCAGGCCTTAAGCAAGAAGAAGCAGCAGTTTGCCTTTTTCGATGCAGGCCTCGTAACTTTGCAGGATAAACAACTGGATTGGATCCGCCGCTTAGATAAGGATCGCTTTGAAAAGGGCGAAGAGAGCGTTTATCTGACTTCTTTAGAGTTCATGCGCTTGAATGCATTCGATCCGATTAATCTCTTAGAGCAAGAGGGGATCGATCTTGAAAGAAGCCGCCAGCAGCTCAATGCGCTCAATCAGCTGCAGACACCTGACGAGCCAAATATTGAAGGGCTCAATAGCCATTTGCGTCCATATCAAGAAATTGGCGTTCATTGGCTGTGGTTTCTTTATCGCCAACAACTTGCAGGCCTTTTGTGTGACGATATGGGGCTTGGTAAGACTCACCAGGCGATGGCTCTTTTGGCAAGCGTCGTCAATTTTTATCAAGATTTTGCCGAAGGAACGCAGCGCCATTTTCTCGTCGTCTGTCCCACATCGGTCATCTATCATTGGCAGGATAAGCTGCAGCAATTTTTGCCGAAATTGCGCGTGTGTACTTTCTTTGGTACAAAGCGGAGCTTAGAAGAGTTTCACCAGCAGTACGACGTTCTTCTGACCTCTTATGGGATCTTGCGCAATGAGAAGGAATTGCTGTCTAAGGTGTCTTTCGAAGTGGCCATTTTTGACGAAATACAAGTTGCCAAGAATCAATTCAGCATGGTTTATGCCGCCTTGAAAGGGGTTAAGGCCCAGATGAAGCTTGGCTTGACGGGTACTCCCATTGAAAACCATTTAAGGGAGCTTAAATCGCTTTTTGATATCGTCTTGCCAACGTATATGCCCAATGAAAGTGATTACCGTGATTTGTTTATTAAGCCTATTGAAAAAGAGCACAATCAGCACCGTAAAGACCTCCTCAACCGTCTGATCAAACCTTTTACATTGCGCCGCAAGAAAGAAGATGTGTTGACCGATCTGCCTGAAAAAATCGAGGAAATTGCGCACTGCGATTTATCGCCCTATCAGCAGCAGCTTTATACCGAGGTGCTTGAGCAGAGAAAGCGGCATCTTTTAGAAGAGCTTCAAAACGATCAGAACCCCATTCCTTACTTGCACATTTTTGCTCTCCTCTCCAATCTGAAGCAGATTTGTAACCATCCAGCTGTCTATTTAAAGACACCGGAAGACTACAATAAGTATACCTCGGGAAAATGGGATTTATTTGTCGAATTGCTTAGAGAAGCGCGCGAGAGCCAGCAAAAGGTGGTTATCTTTTCTCAATACCTTGGCATGCTCGACATTATCGAACAGTATCTGAAGGATCAGGGAGTGGGCTTTGCCTCTATTCGAGGAGCGACGCAAAATCGCAAAGAGCAGTTGCAGCTTTTCAATCACGATCCTGCATGTGAAGTCTTCGTAGGCTCTCTTCAGGCCGCAGGCTTGGGCGTCGATTTGACGGCCGGTTCCGTGGTTATTCACTACGATCGCTGGTGGAATGCCGCTAGAGAGAATCAAGCGACCGACAGGGTGCACCGAATTGGTCAAACGCGCGGTGTACAGGTGTTTAAGCTTGTGACGAAAGGAACCTTTGAAGAAAAAATCGATGCCATGATTGAGCGCAAGGGCCAGCTCATGGAAGAGGTTGTCGGCGTCGACGATCAAAATACCTTGAAAAAGTTCTCCCGCGAAGAGCTCATCGATCTTTTGACCTTTGAAGAGCCCGAAGAAGAACACGTCACACTGTCTGATATCGATTGA
- a CDS encoding leucine-rich repeat domain-containing protein, whose protein sequence is MINGFNHSYPLSMDHFSWINDSYGKPHLSHNNSNCLEKHSRIEKIKKFSLTRFILFCSAEVKSQWEKSFSRTRVVAYEEEISSELREFTGFIQLAISEKNPPLLEMENFSVTEFGIRELPDAFCELINLTDLNLLGNRLEALPEDFGNVSKLKKLDLTSNRFRFLPNSICELSELKNLHLGYNRLHSLPQNFGNLSKLEVLDLFNNHFLSFPNSVCELLELKTLNLGYNRLESLSEKIGELSKLEELNLCFNRIQSLPASIGYLSNLRRLDLRNNYLESVPESLFRLRSDCVIDLVENRFSSQTVEQLILRVQNSTYRGPQFYFCINDRLI, encoded by the coding sequence ATGATTAATGGATTTAATCATTCATATCCTTTGAGTATGGATCATTTTTCTTGGATTAATGATAGCTATGGAAAGCCGCATTTAAGTCATAACAATAGTAATTGTTTAGAAAAGCATTCGAGAATTGAAAAGATTAAGAAATTTAGCCTTACTAGATTTATCTTGTTTTGTTCAGCTGAGGTTAAATCGCAATGGGAAAAGTCTTTTTCAAGAACAAGAGTAGTCGCCTATGAGGAAGAGATCTCTTCTGAACTTCGAGAATTCACTGGCTTCATTCAGCTGGCAATTTCTGAAAAAAATCCTCCCTTGCTTGAGATGGAGAATTTTTCCGTTACTGAGTTTGGAATCAGAGAGCTTCCAGATGCCTTTTGCGAATTAATCAATCTTACAGATTTAAACTTATTGGGTAATCGTTTGGAAGCTCTCCCAGAGGATTTTGGGAATGTATCAAAACTTAAGAAATTAGATCTTACTTCTAATCGTTTCCGATTCCTTCCCAATAGCATCTGCGAGTTATCAGAACTTAAAAATTTACATTTAGGTTATAATCGCCTCCACTCTCTTCCCCAAAATTTTGGTAATTTGTCAAAACTCGAAGTATTGGATCTTTTTAATAATCATTTTCTATCATTTCCCAATAGTGTTTGTGAATTGTTAGAACTCAAAACATTAAATTTAGGTTACAATCGACTCGAATCTCTTTCAGAAAAGATAGGAGAATTATCAAAGCTCGAAGAGTTAAATCTTTGCTTTAATAGGATCCAGTCCCTGCCTGCTTCTATTGGCTATTTATCCAATCTTCGTAGATTAGATCTTCGAAATAACTACTTAGAGAGTGTTCCTGAGTCTCTTTTTAGACTCCGTTCCGATTGTGTGATCGATTTAGTAGAAAATCGTTTTTCTTCACAGACTGTTGAACAGTTGATACTAAGAGTTCAGAACTCCACTTATCGAGGACCGCAATTTTATTTTTGTATTAATGATAGGTTAATATAG
- a CDS encoding aminoglycoside phosphotransferase family protein, which translates to MKRKADETYLIDCLKTKYAIGTTSLTYLPLGADMDASVYKIEAHGQSYFVKLKRSHHSDISVRLLAWLQASGIQQIIPPIQTVDGSLSQSINDYTLTVYPFVDRQNGFSYQLTDDQWVALGKALKQVHELDVPTSIKDLIRKEAYSSKWRETLRSLDAHIDGDPAGNETALKLQAFMNAHKAIIHRLLNRAESLSQIIQKQLAESVLCHSDIHGGNVLIDGSGAIYIVDWDGPIMAPKERDLMFIGGGVANVWNNPREEEFFYKGYGKTKVNRAILAYYRHERIVEDIVEYCQALLLTSDGGEDRLEMYKQFMDMFEPNGVVDIAFQTDEGL; encoded by the coding sequence ATGAAGAGAAAAGCTGATGAAACCTACCTAATTGATTGCTTAAAGACCAAGTACGCCATTGGAACTACCAGTCTTACATACCTTCCTCTAGGTGCAGATATGGATGCGTCTGTTTATAAGATCGAGGCTCATGGGCAGTCTTACTTCGTAAAGCTCAAGCGCAGCCATCATTCAGATATTAGTGTGAGGCTACTAGCATGGTTACAGGCATCTGGAATTCAGCAGATTATACCTCCTATCCAAACAGTGGATGGCTCGCTAAGTCAGTCCATTAACGATTATACGCTGACTGTTTATCCGTTTGTCGATAGACAAAACGGATTTTCCTATCAACTGACGGATGATCAATGGGTTGCATTAGGTAAAGCGTTGAAGCAAGTTCATGAATTGGATGTGCCAACATCAATCAAAGATTTGATTAGAAAGGAAGCCTATTCGTCCAAGTGGCGGGAAACTCTTCGATCGCTCGACGCTCATATTGATGGAGACCCGGCCGGTAATGAAACGGCCTTGAAGCTACAGGCCTTTATGAATGCGCATAAGGCAATCATTCACCGTCTCCTCAATCGGGCCGAATCTTTAAGCCAAATTATTCAGAAGCAATTAGCCGAATCCGTGCTCTGCCATTCAGATATTCATGGTGGCAATGTATTGATAGATGGAAGTGGCGCTATCTACATAGTGGATTGGGACGGGCCTATCATGGCACCCAAAGAGCGTGATCTCATGTTTATTGGTGGTGGTGTCGCTAATGTTTGGAATAATCCGCGTGAAGAAGAATTTTTTTATAAAGGCTACGGAAAAACTAAGGTCAATCGGGCAATACTAGCCTATTACCGACATGAGCGAATCGTGGAAGATATTGTAGAGTACTGTCAAGCATTGCTTTTGACATCCGATGGAGGTGAAGACAGGCTGGAGATGTACAAACAGTTTATGGACATGTTTGAACCTAATGGTGTGGTAGACATAGCCTTTCAAACGGATGAGGGATTGTAA
- a CDS encoding hemolysin family protein, producing the protein MFELLLILVCLILNAFLAGAETAFIAVSRPTLREYVRQGNEKAKLLLTLRENPERTLSIIQVGITFLGALAAALGGAGAEESITPWIVKTFSLKEPLAEILALMIVVLPLTYVSVVIGELVPKSLALRRPLFFASETAPWLYQVSRFINPIVTLFEWSTKLILSSFPKKHVISEEAQNEETSLPLHTLSSFDRQYILNIVKVERTTVKEILVEWPEVVYVNSTQTLQEVESAVISSGHTRLPAIKGDEVIGILNAKEFLAFQKTDQTNWLSLLRPAVIIQDQLPILSALRLMQDKRIHMAVVYHGASKVGIVTMEAIFEEIVGDIYDEEDDGTLKRILSSARLNRS; encoded by the coding sequence ATGTTTGAACTCCTCTTAATTCTAGTATGTTTAATCCTAAATGCCTTTTTAGCAGGTGCGGAAACAGCTTTCATAGCAGTCAGTCGACCGACTTTGCGCGAATATGTAAGGCAGGGCAATGAAAAAGCCAAACTGCTCCTCACGCTTCGAGAAAATCCGGAGCGCACGTTATCTATCATTCAAGTAGGGATTACCTTTCTAGGAGCTTTAGCCGCAGCACTGGGCGGCGCAGGTGCAGAAGAGAGCATTACACCCTGGATCGTCAAGACCTTTTCTTTAAAGGAGCCTTTGGCTGAAATCCTTGCATTAATGATCGTTGTCCTTCCACTCACCTATGTAAGCGTCGTGATTGGAGAATTAGTCCCCAAGTCTTTAGCCTTGAGACGCCCTTTGTTTTTTGCCTCAGAAACAGCTCCTTGGCTCTACCAGGTCAGCCGATTCATCAATCCGATTGTTACACTCTTCGAATGGTCGACTAAGCTTATTTTATCCTCCTTTCCCAAAAAACACGTGATCAGCGAAGAGGCTCAAAATGAAGAAACATCCCTTCCCCTTCACACCCTGTCTTCATTCGACAGGCAATATATCTTAAATATTGTCAAAGTCGAAAGAACGACCGTCAAAGAAATTTTAGTCGAATGGCCAGAGGTCGTCTACGTAAACAGCACTCAAACGCTGCAAGAAGTAGAAAGCGCAGTCATTTCATCAGGGCACACGCGCCTGCCTGCGATAAAGGGAGATGAGGTCATAGGCATCCTCAATGCCAAAGAGTTTCTAGCCTTTCAAAAGACCGATCAGACGAACTGGCTTTCGCTTTTAAGGCCTGCCGTAATCATTCAAGATCAGCTGCCCATCCTTTCGGCCTTGCGCCTCATGCAAGATAAGCGCATTCACATGGCTGTCGTCTACCACGGCGCAAGCAAAGTGGGCATTGTCACGATGGAGGCTATCTTTGAAGAAATAGTCGGCGATATCTATGATGAAGAAGATGACGGCACGCTAAAACGCATTCTCAGCTCGGCGCGCCTTAATCGCTCGTAA